A segment of the Onychomys torridus chromosome 16, mOncTor1.1, whole genome shotgun sequence genome:
TGCTGTGGATGATGTTCATGACTGGTGCTGCCTTCTCGGTCAGCAGGCCCCTAGTGGAGGGTAGAGCTGCTGGTGAGCTGCCCAGTCTGGCCCCGCACACCCAAGTCCAGGGGCCTGTCTCACCTGAAAACAGCCCTGTGCAGGTACTCAGCATGGGCCCGCTGGATCTCCTCCAGGTCACCTACTACAGCCAGCCGGGCCCTGAATTCGCACCAGCTGACATGCAGGATCTGGTTAGCaatgtagccctggatgacctTCACGAAATGCTGCATCTCGTGCTTAAACAGCTGCAGCTGGCGGAACTGCACTGAGCCAGCTGTGTGGCTCACTAGGGCTGTTGAGGAACAAATGGGATGAGCATCAGCCTGAAGCTACACATGGGATGGACGTAGGCCAGGCCTCACCTGTGCGCTTGAGGTGGAAGCAGATGTCTTTGAGGGTCCACATCATGAGCTTCAGCTGcaacaggaaagagaagatgCCACTGTACTTGTTCAGGCAGCTCTCGGTGATGACGATGTTGAGGGGCCAGTCAACCTGTTCGGGAAGCCCCACTTAGCACCTGCAGCTACAGGACACACCTCTCCTGTACACTTGTGGCAGGACACTGCTGACCTTGTACCTGAGCTCCAGGCAGCTCAGCACATCCGGCGCATTAGGGGCAAACACCTCAGGCAGGTACTTGAGGGCAAAAGACAGGTTGGCAGCATGTGGAGTGTCCCCATGGAGGCTATACTGCAGTGCCTTGCTCAGGATGCTGTTGAGGACCAGTGGGTTGAGCAGCTCCCCAGGCGTCTGTCCAGCCCCGagctgaggaagtggagacaaTGTTTCAAGGAGTCCCGGGTATGTGCCCTGTCCCTCCTACTTGCCCAGAGACCCGAGTTCTGCCAAAGCAGCGCTCTGCCAGAGAGTATGGCATCTCTGCATGGGAGGGCCTGAGGCCAGCAGCCACCCACATCCTACCCACAACAGCTCTACAGGCCAGCCTCATCCCAACTCCGTGTCTTAGCGACCTTCTCAAAGAGCAGGTCACTGAGGGACTGCGCGAACTCTCCATCTTCCATCAGCAGGAAATGGCGCAGTGCTTCAAAGTGTGTCTCCAGGTGCAGCTCCACAAAGAAATAGTCGACCGCAGCCTTGTTCACCAGGCTGACACTGGGGGGAAGCTGGAGGTTAGGGTGGTGGGCAGGAAAGGGCGGGTGGCGCGCGGGAAAGGGCGGGTGGCAGCACTCACTGGGCAGCCAGAGGTGCCGTAAGCGAGCGCTTCATCAGCACAGGCAGCGTCAGCAGCTCACTTAGCTGCACTGCATTCTCATCCACCGCGGACTGAACTTGGGGGTCCACGGGGAAAGCAAAGGCCTGGGGAAGCATGTGATGGACCAGGTGAGCCACAGGAGGCTCTGCTGTGGGAAACAAAACAGACTCGCTGAAACTTAGGTATACCCTGGCCTAGAGCACACCCAGCCCCTTCCTGCCCTTGTAGCTGGCCCACTTACACATGGATTCATAGCTGTCTGGGTACTGCTCCAGGTGGTAGAGCTTTGCGAGGTCTGCCAAATAGGCTTGCTCCTTGCCCCAGCGTCTGGGCTCAGCCTCTGTGTCCGAGATGTCCTCACTAGGGCCTGGGCTGCTTGGGACAGCTATGTCTTCCTAAAAAGAGACCAACCTCAAAGAACTGCATCCCCACCCAATGTGCCCTGCCCACCCCCCACTTTGCTTGTGCTGAAAATGGGCATGTGGGAGTCCCATGTGGTGACATTCCCTACATGCATGCTTCCCTGACCTGTGAGCTAGAAGGCCATGGAGAGAGGTCTTCTGCATCCCTACTCCTCCCTGGACCTAAGAAGACACAAAGTGGGTAGGAGGGCCATCAGTGCCCAGCACCTGCTGAGCAGACATAGTGAGGTTGGTCCAGAGAACTCCTCCAGAACCCCCAAAGCAGCAACTCCATCCTGGCTGACAAACAGTATCACAGAAGACATCATGACATTGCCTCTTGTGTGCCATGGTCCCATCCTGACCAGCACTGCCCACTCTCACCTGTCTCTTCAGGGATGCCATTTCCCAGCATACGAGGCTCAGCCACAACAGGGGGCTTGGTCTGTAGGCTACCTTCTTCTGTGCTGCCAAGGCTAGAACAGATGGTAGGCTTCGTTTCTCCAGGTAGTTGTGGCCCACTTTCCAGGTCAGGGCTCTGTGCTTCCACATGAAGGCCTGACGGGCCCACACAGGCACGGGGGCACTGATGGGGCTTGAGCAGGTCAGGCTCAGCTTCTGGCAAGGGCTCCTCCAGAATCAAGGGAGGCTGAGTACATTCATGTGGTTGAAGAGCCACATCTGACACATTGTCCCCAATCCTGATGCTTGCCTCTGACACGTGCCCATGGACATTCCACCGTGGCCGAGAAGGAGTCACATCTGACACATTCTCCCCGATCCTAATGCTGGCATCTGACACGTGTCCATGGACATTCCACCGTGGCCGAGAAGGAGTCACATCTGACACATTCTCCCCAATCCTAATGCTGGCATCTGAAACGTGTCCGTGAATGTTCCACCGTGGCCGGGAAGGAGCCACATCTGACACATTTTCCCCAATCCTGATGCTTGCCTCTGACACATGTCCATGAACATTCCACCGTGGCCTGGAAGGAGTCACATCTGACACATTTTCCCCAATCCTGATGCTTGCCTCTGACACATGTCCGTGAACATTCCACCGTGGCCTGGAAGGAGCCACATCTGACACATTCTCTCCAACCTTGATGCTGGCATCTGACACATGTCCATGAACATTCCACCGTGGCCGGGAAGGAGCCACATCTGACACATTCTCCCCAACCTTGATGCTGGCATCTGATACATGTCCATGGACATTCCACCGTGGCCTAGAAGGAGCCACTTCTGACACATTCTCCCCAGCTCCAGTGCTGGCATCTGACACATGTCCATGGGTGTTCCACTGTGGCTGAGGAAGAGCCATGTCTGACATATAGTCCCCCTGCTTGGTGCTGGCATCTGACACGCATCTAGAAATGCTAAGTGGCTGGCAAGGAGCCATTCCAGAAGCAAGGCTCTCTGCAGGGACAGCAGTCCCTGATATGTGTTCAGGGAGCTGCCCCACAGGCTGGAAGGTCCCCTCCTCAGAAATGACATGCTTGAGTGAATGTGGGCAAGGCAAAGTCTCTTGCATGTCATGGACACATGCATCCAGTTTTGTGGGCATGTCCCCCAATAGATGCTGCTTTTCACTGTCTAAACTGTTTTGAACATCCTGCAAGGGTCCTGGTGAAGAGAAGGTGGCCATAGCTGGCCTCAGGATGGTATTGAAATCATACTCTGACTGGGTAGGCTGGGGGCCAGCTGCTGTGAGTGCTGGCCCAGGCGTTACAGGGGATAGGTCTGAACAGATGGTCTGCAGTGCCACCTCTAAGAAGGGAGCTCCAGTGTTATCCACGGGCTGTTCAGCCCCAGGGCCCATGGGTAGAAAGTCTGTGATGCTGAGACCAGGAGAGAACGGCCCAGCTACCTCTGCCTGCCCAGCACCACGGTCATCAGCTCCCTCTGCTGCAGACTGGAGGGCTGATGGCGTTGATGCACTTGGTGGACTTGGATGGTCCCAATGCAGTTCTGCAGACCCCAGATCACAGCTATGGCCTTCATCTGCATGCTCAGGACCTGGAGATGGGACCTGCAATACAGCACATACTGAATCCCTCCAGCCATTTAACCCTGTGTCCCCAAGGTGAGCTCAGCAACAGTGACCAACACCTACTAAGTTCTGAGGGACAACCAAGCCAGAGCATCTAAGTCAGAGTCCCAGCAGGGTTCCCACGATCCTGTAGAGCCTATTATTACCTGAGAGCATGTGCTTGGGAACACGCTCAGTGGCTCCTGGGGCGGGTGAGCCTCCATCTCTCTCAGCATCTCCTGAAATTCAAGCCAACAGGAAGACACAGCAGCTCTGTAGAGTGACCAAAAGCTGGCACATACCACAGCCTTTACACAGTACCCCTCACCCATCACATGCCACTGGCCCTGCTGCCTACTCACTGTCCGGGTTTGGCTGGAAGCCTGAGCCGCAGCAAGTACCACCTGCACCCTTAAACAACAAGATGGCATGAGGGCATAACTGTACAAAAGCCGCTACCACTGCTGCCATACCTGAATGCACTTCTGGTCTTCTAGGAGAAAACGAAGGCGTGCGCTCTCTAGCCGATGCCTCTGGATTCTCCACAGAGCCTTCTGCTCTCGGCGAGCTGCCTCTGCAGACAACTTGCTGTAATGGTCAACCAGTGCCTGCCTGAAGCCACATGCAGAGAGAACATGGTCACTACAACCACTCTGCACCATCTGGTGGGCACACTCAGGCTAAGATGGTTCTCCAAGTAGGCTCCCTCCCCAGactccttcctgttctccatcTTCCCCACCACAGATTGGCCTCCCAGGGACGGCCTTGCTGCCCACCACACTGAAAGGCTCCAATGGACAGATGGCCCCTTTGGCAGTTGCTGTTGGACAAATGaccagagaaaaaaatggaaaaatgtacaTGGCCAGAGACAAGAGAACAAGCAGGTGGCTAAGGACCAGCCCAATGGAACCaggccacattttctttactgcACAGTAGACCTCTTCCCATCTGCAAGTTCAAACCCAAGAGAACTGGAGACTGactaaaagaacaaaatcaatGCAAACCCAGGGATTCCAAGCCTCTAACTACTGGGCATTGAGGCACAATGTGCTATCTCCAATTTGGCTGGCAGAAGTCAGGAACAGGGTCTCCATGCCTGGATTCCTCTTATGTGAATAGAGTACCTACtaacatgtgtgtatgcacagagcACATGCAGGAGGCAAACCCCTCCTTTGCTCTGTAAATGGTATCAAGGCTGCAACAGCTGAGCTTCCAAGGGCACCATACAAGATGTGGCCAGTCCCTTCTACAGAAGCCTCCCACTGAAACAATGAGCTAGTTTCTAGGACAAGCTAATGAGACAAAGAAGAACAGACTATGAACTATGCTAGATTAACAGTCCATTGCTCTGTTAAATAAAAAACCAGTGGAAGCTGTTTAGGATGAACGGACCAGGTAGAGTGGCACACCTGTCATCAGAGCACCAGGAAGGCCGAGGActgcaaattcaaagccagccggCCACACAGCATGACCTTGGGGGTGTGGTTCAATAGTAGTGCTTACTTGTATGCTCAAGGCCCAAAGTTGGCTCCAtagcaccacaaaataaacaatattaataAACAGTCAGGACACCAAACACACTGTGTACTGGGACTAGACCCCAAAGCACAGCCTATGGGCTCTAACCCCTTAGCCCAGGACAGCATCCTGGTCCAGCAGACTTATTAGTCCTTCTGTCTTGACATAGGTCTGTAATTTAAAGCCAAATTAGGGGGAAGACTGGATGGGGGGTAGgaagagggagaacaggggaatccgtggctgatatgtaaaattaaatcaattattaaataaataaataaatggatgaacgaacgaatgaataaacaaacaaacaaataaataaatagccaaagTAACAAGTTAGGGATGTTGCTcgctggtagagcacttgcctagcaacacTGGGGCCTTAGAATTGATccctagcaaagaaaaaaaagacaaaataaaccatCCCTAGTTCGGATTAAACCAGCGCTGTGGGACCTTGCTGCCACACAGCCCTACCTGGCCTTCCTCTCCAGCTCTTCCTCCAGGGCCTTGAGCCTCTTCTCCCGGTCACGGAGCTCTCGGGCATAGCTGAAATCATCATCTAGCTCCTCTTGTCTAGCCGCCAAGCGTCGCTACACAACACAGCCTCATTTACTAAATCAAAGACTCCAGGGCCAGAACCACCCAGAGCCCagaccacccacccacctcctgATCCTTCACAAACTGTTCCTTCAGCCGCTGAAACTGCTCTCGCTTCCTGGTGTCCACAGCCATCTGTTCTGACATCTGCCGCTCTTCAAGAGAAGGTGAGAGGCATATGCAATTGTGAAGAGTCCGGCAGGGCCCCAGCCGAGTGGAGAAAAGATCTGGAACTGTACTCACCACTCAGCTCTCTCAGGACCCTAGATGCTGCTTCCCGGGCATGGACAATTAGTTCTTGTTTGGCGATTTCCATACGCAATTCCTAAAAGACAATAAGCAAACCATCTTAATGCCCTGGAGAGAGCACTACCCTAGTTCTCTAAAACAACCTGCTGGTGGCCACTGTCAACAGACACCCTCCCAACCTACACAGAATGTTAGCAGAGAATGCTCACCCAAGGCTGGGAAGACAGGGAGGCCTCCCCCTTGGAGCAGTGAACAGGAGGTGACTATGTACCCAGAAATAAATGAAGGGCTCATGGACCATTCCTGCTCCTGAGTCTGTCTTTGCCTGGTCTCTCCTGCTGCCCATTAGGTATCAAGCTAGGAAAAAGTTCTTGAGATCGGCACTGGCCAGTCCCTGGAGCACACCGTCATAGTAGAGTTCACTGGAGAATTACAGTGCTGCTTCCAGGAACACACCCATTATTCATAAAACTACCCAAGTGGAGGAACTTTAGGCCTTGCTGCCTGGATTTTCCAGCTGTTAGCAAAACCTGGAGTGCAGGCAAGGCCACCTAGActcaggggaggggggaggaacaAAGCCCCTGCTCTGAATACTTGTCACCAGATTTATTCCAATTTCCCttgacccacagccaagcaccttGAGTGTCCCCACCTAAACATACTCCCAGGACAGAGCAGAAAGACCCATTCTGCCTTGCATGCCCCACACCCAGCACTTCTTGGCTCTGAGTCTGCCTGGCTGCTGCTACTGCCCACTGGACACCAGGTAGAAGTTGCTGAGAATGGGAATGGCCTACCGCTGGGGTGTGGGAGCTCTATCCACCCCGAACAGCAAGAAGTGAAGGGAAGTGCAGAGAAAGCCAAAGCCCCACAACCAAGTACCTTTTCCTCCTTGCTGATGGAGCTATGATGAGCAACTCTCTCCATCCGCCCGACGTAGACAGCACAGTCCTTCTCAATCTCCTTCAACTCCTCAAGAGAGAAAATCACCGAGATGCGAGGGACAGGGACGTCGGACCAACAAAGATAGTGCTGCCAAAGGGGGAGGGCTACAGTGAGTACATGGCCAAGGCCAGTGGCAAGACCAGCACTGCCTTGCAACTGCGTTTTCAGTGATGGACGAAGACAGCCATCTCTTCCTTGAAAAGTTCATTCCTAAATCTGGGGGGAGCAGAAACCCTTGATGATTCCACAGAGCAAGTGCCCCAACAATGGAGACACCATGTGTGGGGCCTAGAGCAGAAGCGGAATCAGAAACTGAGGAGCACTGTGGGGTCTCATCTCCCACACAGAGGGCTGTGGCAGCAGACACACTAGGGCCTACCAGTCAGACACAGTCCCTAGACAGACCTGGCCTCCCACCTGTATACAAGCCCCCCGACTCAGCTAGCAGGACCCTCTCACCCGGGGACAGCAGAGCTTCAGCAGGTTGATGGTCTTCCCACAGACGTATACATCATGGGCAATATGTTTCAAGAACACGGGAACACAGTCCTCCACCTCTTTGGAAATGAGCACGTAGCCATGGGTCCAGTAAAATTTGTCTGGACAGAACATGATGATCTGCAGTTACAATGGCCCTGACCCCAGGCAGAGGGCACAGCCTAGCAGCCAATGGCTACTTACCTCTGAAGCTGAGGTACTCATGGTTAACTTGGATCATGAACTCCCCATAAACATCTCTGAAGACTCCACTGTACACCCAATCATGGATGAACCTGTGGGGTAATGGGACATGGGACTGGGAGGGAGGAGCTAGGCGGGTGTGGATGATGGGTGGGTGTGGCCAGTCCACAGAGTGAAATAGGACGTTGCCAGCGGATACTGCCAGCTGTGGGTATGGTTTGCTACCTAGTAGGTCCATTTGTCCAGTATGTTTCACAGggaccccagcactcagtggaTCAATAGGAAGCCCAAATACATACTTGATCTAAGCGTAGCCTTCCCCCATCCACTGCAGGGAGAGAAGGCATGGCCAGTATGGGCCACCCACCACCTACCGTGTATAGGGCTCACAGCTGGTCTTCAGCAAGGACAGCAACACAGGATAGTGCTCATTACTACAGTTATCCAGTGCCTCCTGGTAGAGGTAGGACAGAAGCTTCACTCCCTACAAACAGTGAGAAGAAGCAGGATGGGTGCACAGCCACCACAATGCATGGCAGGCACACCACCTGGCTAGGCAGTATGGCCAAGACCACACCTCCAAACATGACAAGAATGTACAATTCAAGGGAGGCGTGCAAGCTCACACTTGAGAAAAGGAAGGACTCACAGTGGGGAACACAGGCCTGGGTTCTCCACTGGTTGCCAGGGATACAGTGCCAACACCACAAAGCTCAGCCAAGTACCTAGACACAGAAGCTGGATCAGATCAGGTGACGGGTACAGGGTCCCAAGGACCAGATCAAAACAAGTAAGCTAACTATTCATTTTCCCCTAAGCGACTGGTCTACACAAGCTTTAAAAACTACTTGTACCCCCAGCAAACCGGATCTAAGCACCCTGTTGGACCCTGCCCAGCACTGTCTCCTGTGCTGTCCTCTCAGATGGTGCTAACACATGCAGACTGGGCCTCCCCACCTCATCCTTACTCTCTAACTCCACTCTATGGTACCATCTGAACCCTCTGCCTGGCACAGGCTACACCTTGTCTGACTAGGATGAGCACCAATCCCCCTCATGAATGCTCACCCTCTCTACCTCACTGTAGTCTGTGTTCCACATGACTCCTCCACTCACTGTCCAGATCCTAGTTTCTACCTTCCCATTTTTTGGCTGCCTGGAACATGTGCTTCTCCCATATTGTCTGCCAACCCCAGCTTCTCTCAGCGGATAGCACCTGCCAAGAGACACTAGGCCTGGTGGTTTACTAACGAGCTCATGGTGTCAGAGGCATTGTCCACCCTCCTCTGCAGTGCTATTTAGGCAGGAATCCCTGGGCCCAGCAAGACACAAGTCTATTGCACATCGTGACCAGCTGTGCAGGGACTGTTCAGACAACCAAGGATTATTCTTCTGGGCCCTCGTCAGGGAGCAGAGCTGGCTTTCTACTGCCCTGAAAGCCCACATCTTCTCCTGAGACCCATGCTAGGATGCTGTGATGAGCTTCACCTGAGCTGCCGACCCAGCTTCTTGAAGAGAAAGCCAATGGTGAGGAGACTCAGGGTAGGCGGAGTGGAGAGAACACAGGCCCGATAATACTGCAAGTACCTCCGAAGGCCGCTGGTGAAGGCCTGTGggcaaggaggggaaggagggcagcTGGGACACCGAGACAGTCGTGTACTCAAGGGTTGGAAGGACACCCCCAAGCTGAAAAACAGGGCTGTGCTTCCATGCCACAGCCCAGTGGTCCCATTTTCCAAGCAGTGGGCATTTATGGCTTAAGCCCAGCCAGGAGGAAGATGCTTTACTGGAAGACATAGGCTAGGATTAGGATCTGCTACAGATGCAGCTTTGCCCCCTTGTATTACACTGAGACATGGTCACCCTGCAACAAACCCTGTCCATCTACCTTGGCCTGTCTGGCCTCCATGCCGGAAAACCAGGAACCACAGCCTTCCTTCCCGTGGGTTCCCCTTTCAGACCAATTCTACAATACCTGCAGCCTCTGGTCTTCTTAGGGGTTCCACTCATCGTCTCGCTGCCTGGAAGCTCCTAATACACCCCTGAAAACTGGTGTGGGGTAGTTCCTTTGCCTGCTGACTTGATTCCACATCAGACTTGAAAGGGCCCAGGTGGCCCAGCTCCTCCTAGGCTGTACCCTGCCCCCAGCACTCCCTGACATCTGCCCGTGTTTTCTGTACAACACCCTGCTAATGTGAATATCTGTCCTCACCTGCCCCAGCTGCCAAGATCCTTTAAGATCCTTCCAGCACATAAGCCAGCTGCAAGTCTTTCAATAAACAGAAAATCTTGGGTACTTCGAGAATCAACTCATTAGAACAGGAGATCCACCTTGCCACACACCATACAAGACAATGGGAGCAGGTGGCTTGTACCTGGCTTCCCCACCTCTCATAACACTTGGTCCTTGTCCTCAAATTCCCTAAATGTTCACACCTGCCTCCCTCTATGCCTTTTCCCAAATACAACTGACACATGGTTCCAGTGGAATAATAGATGAAGTAAAACAGTCTCCAGTCAGCCAGCTTCTTAAGAGGTTTCGGGTTCTCTACCCATAATTCTCAGCTCTTGACTCTTTGTGAAGGTAGCATGGTTTCTCACAGAGGCGTACCTGGAATACAAGGCCCCTGCTGCACAAGGAGCCTACGACAGGCTGTAGAGAGAAGTGGCTCAGGCGTGTGTAGTAGGTCCCATACTCCGCCACCTCTGAAAGGATGCTGCTGATGCTCTCAGGAGATGCACCTGACACGTGGACACCCAACTCCACTACAAAGGCTTGTGTTGGCTACAGAGCAGAGAAAAGGagttacagaggccagaaatcaAGACCCTATGTGGTACCATTTCTTTCCATCCATGTTCCCATCTGCCATCTGCCCCAAAGTTCCCCGAGTCCAAGACATACAAACAGAAAGTTCTGAAAGCAGAATGTAAGTCaagggactagagaaatggcccAGTAGTAAAAgaacagaggacctgagtttggttcccagcactcacgttaGGTAGCTCATAACTACCTTTTagtctagctccagggaatccaataccctcttctggtctccaaaggcacctgtactcacattcATACactgacacagaaacacacaaccaggtgtggtggcacatgcatttaatgcgagcacttgagaggcagagccaggcagatctctgtgaatgtgaggccagcttggtctacataatgagttccagacagccaggaatAAATTTtgagacagcctgtctcaaaaaacaaaacaggttggggatttagctcagtggtagattgcttgccaaCAGCCCAATCAGatgggaacattttctcagttgagggtccctcttcaAAAATGACTTAAgcctgtgccaagttgacataaaaactagtaCACCTGCTGAACCGTATCATTGGCCCAGATTCTTTCTTCGAACaattgttggggttttgtttgtttgtttttgaaacagggtttctctatgtaacagccctggctgtcctggaactctctaagtagaccgggctggcctctgcctccttgggattaaaggggtgcaccttTTTGAGATAAGAGCCTCACTGTGTAGGACAGGTTGGACTGAAACTCACCATCCACCTGCTTGCTGAGATTACAAGATGAGCACAATGCCCAGTTTATAATCTCTCTCTTTGCTAGTTTGGGAAGTTGGAACTGCACTTCTTTTTGTAGTTTCTTAAGGTAGGCAGTCtgttgatgtttcttttacagTATAAGCATTTACTGTTACTACCTTTGTTCTGAATGCTGGTTTCATCGTGCGTGGTCTGTCTGGGCCGTACTGAACCCTCTGAAGTTATTCTCATCCTCTACAGCTTTAACAGTATTGTAGGGAGTGTGCCATGGCAAGACTTTGACAATTTTTTTGGTCATGATCTGGGGAGCCAGTGTCTTAGATTTAGTAGCAGGCACATTCCAAGAAAGACATCCATGtgtactttttcttcattttaaaaattatgtgtgggggctggagagatggctcagaggttaagagcactgactgttcttccagaggtcctgagttcaattcccagcaaccacatgggggctcacaaccatctgtaatgagatctggtgccctcttctggcctgcagtcatacatgctgtatacataataaataaatctttaaaaaaattatgtgtatctgGGTGTGGgtttgtacacatgagtgcagtatCCTTGGAcaccaaaagagggtgttgggcCACTTAGAACTAGTGTTACAGGCAGGGATCAGCTGCATGGTGTCACTGtttgaattgaactcaggtcttctggaagaaaagTAAGCCCTCATAACTGCTAAACAGTCTGTCAAGCCCCTATGTGTACATTTATTACACTGTATGGAAGTGTTCTGTTTTCCCTTTTCACAGTTGGaattttgttgctgctgctgttggttgttttttgttctatttcatgtggcagggtctcactctgtagacttggctgtcctggaactcataatgTAGAGTCTGATCTTTAATTTACAaatgtctgtctgcctctgcctgccaagtgctgagattagagatgtGCACCTCCATGTCTAACTCGCAGTTGGAATTTTAAACATGTTTGATTTATAACATTGTTCATTAGTTCTGCCTTTCGCTtttgtttgttctggtttttctttttctttctttcatttgtttttgttttttttgtttttgtttttttccccagagctaaggatcgaacccagggccttcttcttgactgatgactgatgtgggaaggcccaggtCACTGAGGGCAGTGgcacccctggacaggtggtcctaggtGGTATAAGACAGAAAGCTGAAtcggaggggttggggatttagctcagtggtagagtgcttgcctagcaagcgcaaggccctgggttcagtcctcagcttcggaaaaaaaaaaaaaaagaaagaaagaaagctgaggggctggagagatggctcaaaggtttaGAGCACCAGCTACttttccagagttcaattcccagcagatGTAGATGGTTCccaaccatctacaataagagCTGGTGTCCTCTTCTAGCATGTAGGCATACTTTCAGGCAGAACACAATAcctaataaatctttaaaaatgaaagaaagctgagcagaacatgagagcaagctagtaagcagcactccacACCTCTATGGCttatgcttcagttcctgcctccaggttcctgccctacttgagttcctgccctgagatCCCTCAATGATAAGACTAAtaagtttaagccaaataaacccttacctccccaagttgcttttggtcatggtgtttaatcacagcaagatAAAACTTAATTAAGAcagcaggcaaaggtgcttgccaccaagtctgacctacctga
Coding sequences within it:
- the Tubgcp6 gene encoding gamma-tubulin complex component 6 isoform X3 produces the protein MASITQLFDDLCEALLPAAQARPGQRSVNRKRAKLSLKRVAYNALFANLFQEETHQRPPDSSKLPVKNKVLMLSFDLRVGGLGPEADRLEELVEKLEATPGCPLVEVESVLDLLVQLAGSGPPQMLRRKRDYFFNNKHAGRNVPYSGYDCYDLSVFEMDVRSLISGEEYLCHNMVQEALQVMEAAPGTSLPTFGLFSIGDSCGDRFERETRVSLFGALVHSRTYDMDVRLDLPPVPDSADFAGLAIKVPQIVDQWEDEGFQSASNLTPDSQSEPSMTPDLDLWEAVLTYEASKRRCWERIGCPPGHREEPYLTEAGRDAFDRFCRLCHEELQALSGGLLQAPKSVLVEESELVKDSLNVLLGVVSATFSLCQPTQAFVVELGVHVSGASPESISSILSEVAEYGTYYTRLSHFSLQPVVGSLCSRGLVFQAFTSGLRRYLQYYRACVLSTPPTLSLLTIGFLFKKLGRQLRYLAELCGVGTVSLATSGEPRPVFPTGVKLLSYLYQEALDNCSNEHYPVLLSLLKTSCEPYTRFIHDWVYSGVFRDVYGEFMIQVNHEYLSFRDKFYWTHGYVLISKEVEDCVPVFLKHIAHDVYVCGKTINLLKLCCPRHYLCWSDVPVPRISVIFSLEELKEIEKDCAVYVGRMERVAHHSSISKEEKELRMEIAKQELIVHAREAASRVLRELSERQMSEQMAVDTRKREQFQRLKEQFVKDQERRLAARQEELDDDFSYARELRDREKRLKALEEELERKARQALVDHYSKLSAEAARREQKALWRIQRHRLESARLRFLLEDQKCIQEMLREMEAHPPQEPLSVFPSTCSQVPSPGPEHADEGHSCDLGSAELHWDHPSPPSASTPSALQSAAEGADDRGAGQAEVAGPFSPGLSITDFLPMGPGAEQPVDNTGAPFLEVALQTICSDLSPVTPGPALTAAGPQPTQSEYDFNTILRPAMATFSSPGPLQDVQNSLDSEKQHLLGDMPTKLDACVHDMQETLPCPHSLKHVISEEGTFQPVGQLPEHISGTAVPAESLASGMAPCQPLSISRCVSDASTKQGDYMSDMALPQPQWNTHGHVSDASTGAGENVSEVAPSRPRWNVHGHVSDASIKVGENVSDVAPSRPRWNVHGHVSDASIKVGENVSDVAPSRPRWNVHGHVSEASIRIGENVSDVTPSRPRWNVHGHVSEASIRIGENVSDVAPSRPRWNIHGHVSDASIRIGENVSDVTPSRPRWNVHGHVSDASIRIGENVSDVTPSRPRWNVHGHVSEASIRIGDNVSDVALQPHECTQPPLILEEPLPEAEPDLLKPHQCPRACVGPSGLHVEAQSPDLESGPQLPGETKPTICSSLGSTEEGSLQTKPPVVAEPRMLGNGIPEETGPGRSRDAEDLSPWPSSSQEDIAVPSSPGPSEDISDTEAEPRRWGKEQAYLADLAKLYHLEQYPDSYESMSEPPVAHLVHHMLPQAFAFPVDPQVQSAVDENAVQLSELLTLPVLMKRSLTAPLAAHVSLVNKAAVDYFFVELHLETHFEALRHFLLMEDGEFAQSLSDLLFEKLGAGQTPGELLNPLVLNSILSKALQYSLHGDTPHAANLSFALKYLPEVFAPNAPDVLSCLELS